One region of Eupeodes corollae chromosome 1, idEupCoro1.1, whole genome shotgun sequence genomic DNA includes:
- the LOC129938764 gene encoding uncharacterized protein LOC129938764 isoform X3: protein MFIKHCPWGRPGGGAPNVDVRRRDISSIGLHSTPSISAMHLNRSSSVLLPCRRYSNYFSPGKRRKCHRLTMTEIPDISIGNCEVAKKYAIINNTPLSGDGKVHHEKPDGLQIILKDHPAMTFRNKGHVDIEVCYKSLPKGKQTLDKIVVNKKDECPSSTTLGRTSKKHRNKANGQNWAKPAPGGKSCSIPKGHGSSFMRSLGWTNKEMLKELDQDNPVTPAEKLTFKKRPVKKSDKCCAVCTCKCPEKGGSPIKTSSSSPNKDYEKINLNRKGNKNDSKVTICPRLSRNCTKASDYHDGGGVELVPLLARRRAEIRPISLSSTDVTKRTSSDNRWTTKADLEYLSDLNKQMSQKRRSFSMSQQLEKDLCSKHFETFDTFWGRPGHGAPTNIRAKLKLDDLLYGVQSCTE, encoded by the exons ATGTTTATCAAACATTGTCCTTGGGGACGACCTGGAGGGGGAGCACCTAACGTTGACGTACGCAGAAGGGACATTTCCTCAATTGGATTGCACTCAACTCCATctata AGCGCAATGCACCTTAACCGAAGCTCTTCGGTATTGCTACCCTGTCGTCGCTACAGCAATTACTTTTCACcgggaaaaagaagaaaatgtcaCCGTTTGACCATGACCGAAATTCCTGACATCTCCATTGGCAATTGTGAGGTGGCAAAAAAGTACGCAATTATTAACAATACACCCTTGTCGGGCGATGGCAAGGTTCACCACGAGAAACCAGATGGCTTGCAAATAATATTGAAGGATCACCCAGCGATGACATTTAGAAATAAAGGTCATGTAGACATTGAAGTATGTTATAAATCCCTTCCCAAGGGAAAACAAACCTTAGACAAGATAGTTGTTAATAAAAAGGATGAGTGTCCTTCGTCGACGACGTTGGGAAGAACAAgtaaaaaacatcgaaacaaaGCG AATGGACAAAACTGGGCAAAACCAGCACCAGGTGGCAAATCTTGTTCAATTCCAAAGGGGCATGGAAGTTCGTTTATGAGGTCCTTG gGATGGACCAATAAAGAGATGCTGAAGGAGCTCGACCAAGATAATCCAGTTACACCAGCagaaaaacttactttcaagaAGCGGCCAGTGAAAAAATCTGATAAATGTTGTGCCGTGTGTACTTGTAAATGCCCTGAAAAGGGAGGTAGTCCAATAAAAACGTCTTCATCTTCGCCGAACAAAGACtacgaaaaaattaatttaaatcgaaAAGGAAACAAGAATGATTCAAAAGTAACGATATGCCCTCGTCTCTCCCGTAATTGTACAAAGGCATCAGACTATCATGATGGTGGTGGGGTAGAATTAGTTCCTCTCCTTGCGAGACGGCGAGCCGAGATCCGTCCAATCAGTCTATCTAGTACGGATGTTACAAAACGGACTTCATCCGACAATAG ATGGACGACCAAAGCAGATCTAGAATATTTGAGCGATTTGAATAAACAAATGTCACAAAAACGTCGCAGCTTTTCAATGTCACAGCAATTGGAAAAGGATTTATGCAGCAAGCATTTTGAAACGTTTGATACTTTTTGGGGAAGGCCGGGACATGGTGCCCCGACTAATATAAGAGCTAAATTGAAATTGGACGATTTGCTTTATGGCGTGCAAAGCTGCACTGAGTAA
- the LOC129938764 gene encoding uncharacterized protein LOC129938764 isoform X2, translating into MRPTLITSRYTVDLSFGLRYYDMFIKHCPWGRPGGGAPNVDVRRRDISSIGLHSTPSISAMHLNRSSSVLLPCRRYSNYFSPGKRRKCHRLTMTEIPDISIGNCEVAKKYAIINNTPLSGDGKVHHEKPDGLQIILKDHPAMTFRNKGHVDIEVCYKSLPKGKQTLDKIVVNKKDECPSSTTLGRTSKKHRNKANGQNWAKPAPGGKSCSIPKGHGSSFMRSLGWTNKEMLKELDQDNPVTPAEKLTFKKRPVKKSDKCCAVCTCKCPEKGGSPIKTSSSSPNKDYEKINLNRKGNKNDSKVTICPRLSRNCTKASDYHDGGGVELVPLLARRRAEIRPISLSSTDVTKRTSSDNRWTTKADLEYLSDLNKQMSQKRRSFSMSQQLEKDLCSKHFETFDTFWGRPGHGAPTNIRAKLKLDDLLYGVQSCTE; encoded by the exons atgcgacccacgttGATAACTTCCCGTTatactgtcgatttgtctttcggGTTACGA TACTACGACATGTTTATCAAACATTGTCCTTGGGGACGACCTGGAGGGGGAGCACCTAACGTTGACGTACGCAGAAGGGACATTTCCTCAATTGGATTGCACTCAACTCCATctata AGCGCAATGCACCTTAACCGAAGCTCTTCGGTATTGCTACCCTGTCGTCGCTACAGCAATTACTTTTCACcgggaaaaagaagaaaatgtcaCCGTTTGACCATGACCGAAATTCCTGACATCTCCATTGGCAATTGTGAGGTGGCAAAAAAGTACGCAATTATTAACAATACACCCTTGTCGGGCGATGGCAAGGTTCACCACGAGAAACCAGATGGCTTGCAAATAATATTGAAGGATCACCCAGCGATGACATTTAGAAATAAAGGTCATGTAGACATTGAAGTATGTTATAAATCCCTTCCCAAGGGAAAACAAACCTTAGACAAGATAGTTGTTAATAAAAAGGATGAGTGTCCTTCGTCGACGACGTTGGGAAGAACAAgtaaaaaacatcgaaacaaaGCG AATGGACAAAACTGGGCAAAACCAGCACCAGGTGGCAAATCTTGTTCAATTCCAAAGGGGCATGGAAGTTCGTTTATGAGGTCCTTG gGATGGACCAATAAAGAGATGCTGAAGGAGCTCGACCAAGATAATCCAGTTACACCAGCagaaaaacttactttcaagaAGCGGCCAGTGAAAAAATCTGATAAATGTTGTGCCGTGTGTACTTGTAAATGCCCTGAAAAGGGAGGTAGTCCAATAAAAACGTCTTCATCTTCGCCGAACAAAGACtacgaaaaaattaatttaaatcgaaAAGGAAACAAGAATGATTCAAAAGTAACGATATGCCCTCGTCTCTCCCGTAATTGTACAAAGGCATCAGACTATCATGATGGTGGTGGGGTAGAATTAGTTCCTCTCCTTGCGAGACGGCGAGCCGAGATCCGTCCAATCAGTCTATCTAGTACGGATGTTACAAAACGGACTTCATCCGACAATAG ATGGACGACCAAAGCAGATCTAGAATATTTGAGCGATTTGAATAAACAAATGTCACAAAAACGTCGCAGCTTTTCAATGTCACAGCAATTGGAAAAGGATTTATGCAGCAAGCATTTTGAAACGTTTGATACTTTTTGGGGAAGGCCGGGACATGGTGCCCCGACTAATATAAGAGCTAAATTGAAATTGGACGATTTGCTTTATGGCGTGCAAAGCTGCACTGAGTAA
- the LOC129938764 gene encoding uncharacterized protein LOC129938764 isoform X1 yields MGTFCYDHYEHPLLWCEEKKRLMERKNAEESMRMWRRKKAEEMARTEKDKQEYYDMFIKHCPWGRPGGGAPNVDVRRRDISSIGLHSTPSISAMHLNRSSSVLLPCRRYSNYFSPGKRRKCHRLTMTEIPDISIGNCEVAKKYAIINNTPLSGDGKVHHEKPDGLQIILKDHPAMTFRNKGHVDIEVCYKSLPKGKQTLDKIVVNKKDECPSSTTLGRTSKKHRNKANGQNWAKPAPGGKSCSIPKGHGSSFMRSLGWTNKEMLKELDQDNPVTPAEKLTFKKRPVKKSDKCCAVCTCKCPEKGGSPIKTSSSSPNKDYEKINLNRKGNKNDSKVTICPRLSRNCTKASDYHDGGGVELVPLLARRRAEIRPISLSSTDVTKRTSSDNRWTTKADLEYLSDLNKQMSQKRRSFSMSQQLEKDLCSKHFETFDTFWGRPGHGAPTNIRAKLKLDDLLYGVQSCTE; encoded by the exons ATGGGGACCTTTTGTTATGATCATTACGAGCATCCACTTTTATGGTGTGAagagaaaaaaagattaatgGAACGCAAAAATGCCGAAGAAAGTATGCGAATGTGGCGACGCAAAAAAGCCGAAGAGATGGCAAGAACTGAAAAAGACAAACAGGAG TACTACGACATGTTTATCAAACATTGTCCTTGGGGACGACCTGGAGGGGGAGCACCTAACGTTGACGTACGCAGAAGGGACATTTCCTCAATTGGATTGCACTCAACTCCATctata AGCGCAATGCACCTTAACCGAAGCTCTTCGGTATTGCTACCCTGTCGTCGCTACAGCAATTACTTTTCACcgggaaaaagaagaaaatgtcaCCGTTTGACCATGACCGAAATTCCTGACATCTCCATTGGCAATTGTGAGGTGGCAAAAAAGTACGCAATTATTAACAATACACCCTTGTCGGGCGATGGCAAGGTTCACCACGAGAAACCAGATGGCTTGCAAATAATATTGAAGGATCACCCAGCGATGACATTTAGAAATAAAGGTCATGTAGACATTGAAGTATGTTATAAATCCCTTCCCAAGGGAAAACAAACCTTAGACAAGATAGTTGTTAATAAAAAGGATGAGTGTCCTTCGTCGACGACGTTGGGAAGAACAAgtaaaaaacatcgaaacaaaGCG AATGGACAAAACTGGGCAAAACCAGCACCAGGTGGCAAATCTTGTTCAATTCCAAAGGGGCATGGAAGTTCGTTTATGAGGTCCTTG gGATGGACCAATAAAGAGATGCTGAAGGAGCTCGACCAAGATAATCCAGTTACACCAGCagaaaaacttactttcaagaAGCGGCCAGTGAAAAAATCTGATAAATGTTGTGCCGTGTGTACTTGTAAATGCCCTGAAAAGGGAGGTAGTCCAATAAAAACGTCTTCATCTTCGCCGAACAAAGACtacgaaaaaattaatttaaatcgaaAAGGAAACAAGAATGATTCAAAAGTAACGATATGCCCTCGTCTCTCCCGTAATTGTACAAAGGCATCAGACTATCATGATGGTGGTGGGGTAGAATTAGTTCCTCTCCTTGCGAGACGGCGAGCCGAGATCCGTCCAATCAGTCTATCTAGTACGGATGTTACAAAACGGACTTCATCCGACAATAG ATGGACGACCAAAGCAGATCTAGAATATTTGAGCGATTTGAATAAACAAATGTCACAAAAACGTCGCAGCTTTTCAATGTCACAGCAATTGGAAAAGGATTTATGCAGCAAGCATTTTGAAACGTTTGATACTTTTTGGGGAAGGCCGGGACATGGTGCCCCGACTAATATAAGAGCTAAATTGAAATTGGACGATTTGCTTTATGGCGTGCAAAGCTGCACTGAGTAA
- the LOC129938766 gene encoding lipase 1-like has protein sequence MTLKFNSLGCLYGGEQSVHFPMPLRVVLVLILTVPFCESTWDFQRREINANKRKIENYSTKESSNEANIKEDTYLSTTELISKYGYPSEIHSVITQDGYILEVHRIPRRRRATPVLLVHGLFDASSTWVLMGPDKGFAYMLYDQGYDVWLANARGNTYSKKHITLSPSKPEFWNFTFHEIGIYDIPATIDYILQRTTFKRLHYIGHSQGASTFFIMCSLRPEYNKKIISMQALGPAAFIGEGKSPIIQVMTYFEKQIINYFNSVGTYEFSTNNDFMKRITSHFCKEGKSTQALCSNVIFLLAGFDEDQMNSTMLPVILGHYPAGASVKQVWHFSQLKNSGRFKQFDYGRNENLQLYGRATSPDYDLTKVVAKVAIHYAANDYLVVPNDVEKLRRALPNVVGKYLVDFRQFNHIDFTWAVDARELVYSKVISLMRLIQNGDL, from the exons ATGACTTTGAAGTTCAATAGCTTAGGATGCTTGTATGGTGGAGAACAATCAGTACATTTTCCGATGCCGTTACGGGTGGTACTAGTTCTAATACTCACAGTTCCATTTTGTGAATCAACATGGGATTTTCAAAGAAGAGAAATAAACGCAAATAAacgtaaaatagaaaattattcaactaaGGAATCAAGTAATGAAGCTAATATTAAAGAAGACACTTATTTATCTACC ACCGAACTTATTTCGAAGTATGGATATCCTTCTGAAATACATAGTGTCATAACACAGGATGGTTATATTTTAGAAGTGCACCGAATACCAAGGAGGCGTAGGGCCACACCAGTTTTATTGGTTCATGGACTTTTTGATGCCTCAAGCACATGGGTTTTAATGGGTCCCGATAAAGGATTTG CTTATATGCTCTACGATCAGGGATATGATGTATGGCTGGCAAATGCCCGTGGAAACACTTACTCCAAAAAACATATTACTCTAAGTCCAAGTAAACCTGAGTTCTGGAATTTCACCTTCCATGAAATTGGAATATATGACATTCCTGCCACAATCGATTATATTTTACAAAGAACAACCTTCAAAAGATTGCACTATATTGGACATTCTcag GGGGCATCAACCTTTTTCATAATGTGTAGCTTAAGACCGGAGTacaataagaaaattatttcaatgcaAGCTCTTGGTCCAGCGGCATTTATTGGTGAAGGGAAGAGTCCAATTATTCAAGTCATGACATATTTTGagaaacaaataatt AATTATTTCAATTCGGTTGGAACTTATGAGTTTTCAACAAACAATGATTTCATGAAACGCATAACCAGTCATTTCTGCAAAGAAGGCAAAAGTACACAAGCACTTTgttcaaatgttatttttttattagctGGATTCGACGAGGATCAGATGAACTcg ACAATGTTGCCGGTGATATTAGGACATTACCCTGCTGGAGCATCGGTTAAACAAGTTTGGCATTTTTCGCAATTAAAAAATTCTGGTCGTTTTAAACAGTTCGACTATGGGAGGAATGAAAACTTACAATTATACGGAAGAGCAACTTCTCCAGATTATGACTTAACCAAAGTAGTTGCCAAAGTGGCAATACATTATGCTGCAAACGATTATTTAGTAGTACCAAATGACGTTGAAAAGCTCAGAAGGGCGTTGCCAAATGTGGTTGGAAAATATTTAGTTGACTTTCGTCAATTTAATCACATCGATTTCACCTGGGCTGTTGATGCTCGAGAATTGGTTTATTCTAAAGTAATAAGTTTAATGAGGTTAATTCAAAATGGAGACTTATag